GCCTGGCGCAGACCATGGATCAGCAGCGCTATCGCGAGATCATCATGACCCGCGCGACCGTTTCTGTCGGCGACGATATCGGCTTCCTGCCCGGCACCGAGGAAGAAAAAATGACGCCGTGGATGGGTGCACTGACTGACAATCTCGAAGTACTAGCCACACCTACTGAGGGCGGTGCCTGGGGCCGTGCGGCGACCAACGATTTGCTCGCGTCACGCATCAAGATCCGCTCGCTGAATTTCATGCGCGGACGAACATTCCTGAATCGGTATGTGATCATCGACGAGGCGCAAAACCTCACGCCGAAGCAAATGAAAACTCTACTGACCCGCGCCGGGCCGGGCACCAAGATGATTTGCCTTGGCAACGTCGAGCAAATCGATACGCCATATCTGACTGAAACCACGTCAGGACTGACCTATGCCGTGGATCGTTTCAAGGTCTGGCAACACAGTGCGCATGTCACCTTGCGGCGTGGCGAACGCTCGCGTCTGGCCGACTTCGCATCGGAAGTGCTCTGATAGCTACGCTGTAGGCACTGCTCGCGGATGATTCATCTTATCCGGGAGCAGTGATTCAAACTTACGCGTATCGGCATGGCGTTGAACCCACCATAAAAAACGGAACCTCACGGTTCCGTCAGTTTGCTCGGCTGTATACCACTGAGGTCAGAAGTGCACCAGATACAAAGCTTCGAGCTCGGTCTGGTTGCCACCACTACGCGACGAAAAACCATTCATCGCGCCAAAAATGTATTCCGTGGGTGCGTAACTGGCAGCCAATCGCAACTCAGAATACTTGCCGAGCGTTTTACCAAAGCTCAAAGCAAGACTGTAATTGGACAGACGATATTTCAAAGCCTGGTACAAGGCATCCGAAGCAGGCAAAGGCTGCTCACGAGTGCTGTAACGCAACTGCCAATCGCCATATTCAGCGCCGTGCCAAGTCCAGCCAAGGCTGAATACAGACAAGTCACGTTGGGCGTAGATTGAATTGGCAGTGCCATCACCACCAGCACCCACACGACTCGGCGGCGCAAAACCAACAAAAGGCGTCGTAGCGCTGTACTGGATACGTTCGGCACGCAAGTCCAGAGTCTGACTCGGACTCACCGTATACGCCAAACCCAATCGATAGCTACCGGGAATATCATAAACGCCCGGTTGCGCATACACGCCCATCGAGCGATTGTAATCGTCCACGGCTATCTTCGAGCGAAAACCTGCGGACCAGCGCAAGGAATCATTCAGCGCATTAGCGACACCAAAACCCAGACCCGTCCCGTAGGCCGCCGCATTACTGCCATACGCGTTTTCGTTGCGCATCTCGTAAATGCCGAAACCAAATCCGGTATGGCGCTGATAGGCAAGAATTCCTGACACACCCCAAATGCCTTGACTGCCCCAGCGTTGTTCCAAGGTTGGTGAAATCAGGTCACGATGGCCGCTACCGGCACTTTCGGGAAGCAAAGTGCCGCGCACACTGCTTGAGGCAAATGCATGATTCTCAGGCAAGTTGTCGCCGGACAGACCAATTCTCAGATCGGTGCGAGTGGCATCGTCGAGCCATACGACCGTCGAAGAAGACACTGCTGATGTGGAGGCTAGATTATCCAGCACACTCGGAGGTTGAGACTTGATCTCGGCGTGATCTGCCCAAGAGAAATCAGGGGTGACGCCGGAAAGTGCATAATCGCGCCAGCGCGAAATTACTGATGAAGCATCGGAAGGCGTGGCGGTGATCGAGGCGAGACTGCCCGAATCAGCAATAAGAGACGCTGCAGATAGTGAATCATTTGCTGCCGCAGACAAGGAAAGCGAGAGCGTCAGGCCAAAACTGACTGCTCCCGCTAACTTTCGCTCTGCCCTGAATTTGCCCTGCATCGCCCTGCTCGCGATTCCGTGCTATGTAATGATGGATTGATGATTGCAAAAAAACAACAGCGTGTCAAGCGCGCCACAGAAAATTTTTATGCGTCTTGCCTAACGCTGAAATCCTTATCCAACTTGGTACTGCTCAAACATTGCGGGCAATTCCGGCTATCTTTGCCGGATTCCCATCGTTGCATTTATACAACAAAGTGATTGGCATGAATTCCCCTATCCCCGTGGTTCTAAGCATCGCCGGATCCGACTCCAGCGGCGGCGCTGGATTGCAAGCCGATTTAAAGACCTTTGCGGCTTTCGGAGTGCATGGAGTCAGCGTTGTGACCGCCGTCACCGCTCAAAACACAAGCCGCGTCGAGGCTGTTTTTACTTTGCCCGCGCACCAAATCGTCGCCCAGCTACGTGCCGTGCTAGCTGATACTCCGGTGACCGCGATAAAGCTTGGCATGCTCGGCAACGTCGAATGCGTACGTGTGGTTATCGACTGTTTGCGCGAACATCATTTCGCCCACGTCATACTCGATCCAGTGATGATTGCGACCTCAGGTGATCGGCTGCTTGGCCAAGCAGGCGTCGATTTACTGCGGAACGAGCTACTGCCGCTGACGAGCATCATTACGCCAAACATCCTGGAAGCCGAATGCCTGCTCGACAGACGGCTACATTCTCAAGCCGACATGCTGGCAGCAGCGCAGGAGTTGCGTGGCTTGGGCTGCGCTGCGGTATTGCTGAAGGGCGCGCACATGGCCGGAACCGAGGTGGAGGATTGGTACGTAGACGCAAACCATAGCCTGTGTTTTCGCCATCCGCGACTGCAAATCGAAGGGCATGGCACGGGCTGCACGTTGGCCTCCGCCCTCGCCGCAGGGCTCGCGCTCGGTCATTCTGCGGAGCTGGCGGCCCGCAACGCGATCGACTACGTGCAGGCAGGACTAAAATCGGCGATCCATCCCGGCAAAGGCTCAGCTGTGCTGGGCAATTTCCGCTCGAATCAAGGCAGATTCACGAATACGAGTGCGGATCAGGATCCGTCTGCCAAAACTACGTCCTGACTCCGATAAAACAAACAGCGCGCGATTGCCGCCTCGATCAAACATTGCCAAGCTGAAGGAGTTGAATCAAGCCGCCTTGCTGCCGTGACCGCGAAGGCTTTCAATCAGTGCGTCAGCAAACAAATCGGTACTGCCATTTCCGCCGAGATCGGGGGTTACGCGGTCTTTTCTGCTCAACACATCGCGGATGGCATTGCGCAGCCGTGCTGCCTGATCCTCCATACCGAGATGACCGAGCATCTGGCAGGCGCCCAGCAATAACGCGCACGGATTGGCGATGCCCTTGCCAGCGATATCCGGCGCGGAGCCATGCACCGCTTCGAATATGGCGGCCTCGCTACCAATATTCGCGCCCGGCGCAAGTCCGAGCCCACCAACCAAGCCAGCACACAGATCGGAAATGATGTCGCCGAACAGATTGGTTGTGACGATCACATCGAACTGCATCGGGTTCATCACCAGTTGCATGCAGGTATTATCGACAATCATTTCGTTGCAGACGATTTCCGGATACTCCTGCGCCACTTCACGCGCGACCTTCAGAAACAGCCCTGACGTGGTCTTCATGATGTTGGCCTTGTGCACAACAGTGACTTTCCTGCGACCGCTGCGGCGCGCGAGTTCGAACGCATAACGCACAATACGTTCGCTGCCGCGATGGGTTACACGAATCTGCGACAGCGCTACTTCGCCATCCGCAGACAGGGTCTGACCTTCCGCACCGTATGCCCCTTCGGTATTTTCGCGCACGGTAATAATGTCGATGCCATCGTAACGCGCCTTGGTGCCCGGGAAAGTAATCGCCGGGCGCACATTGGCGTACAGATCAAAACGCTTGCGCAGTTCGACGTTCAGCGACGAAAACCCGCCGCCGATCGGCGTGGTCAATGGCCCCTTGAGCGCGACGCGATGCTTGGTGATCGCATCGATGGTCGCTGCAGGCAAAAGCTCGCCGTGTTTTTCTTGCGCTGAAAGACCGGCATCGACAAAATCGTAGTGCAGCCCGCATTCCATCGCATCGAGCACGCGCAGACTCGCATTGGTGATTTCCGGGCCGATACCGTCACCGCGAATCACGGCAATTGTCTTGCTCATAATGTGAAAATCTCTGCAAAGGTTAAAAAGAGAGGTGGCGTCATACCAAGCTGTGCATTATCGTAGATGCATGTTGCGCGAACAAGAAAATATCGGCAGGGGCCTGCAATCCGCCAAATCATTGTCGTCATGGGCGAAATCGCCCGCACGCTGGTGCGCCTTGCTGGGCATCGTTGCGCTGTGCTTTTTCGGCTTCTCGAATGCCGCCAGTGAAAGCGCAACGGACATTCGTCTGGTACCTCCATCGAGTAGCGATCTCGTACTACCTTGGACGCTCGGTGTTTCGGGCATGTGGCCAAATGCGTGCGCCCCCGAAATCGAACGCATCAATGTTGATGGCAACGATGTGCGGATCGATGTACGCAACAAAAAAACTCTTTGTGCCCAGACGCCCGTACCGTTCACATTCAACGCAGCACCTGCTGCTGCCAGTGGCGTTACGCTCATGCCGGCCGGCAGCTATCACGTCAGCATCTATGCCGCCCAAGGCGCGCATGCCCCACTGCGCTTGTATGCCTTCGGTTTGGTGGATACGACCTCCGCAGATGCGGTGGCGACTCCGGAATCGGGTTACTGGTGGGCTCAACCGGAAGGTAACTCGAATGTTTCCCCTGGCACGGGGCTGGTGATCGAACTGCAGGGCCGCACCCTGACTGTTTCTGCGCTCAGCTATGAGAGCAACGGTGAGCCCGTCTGGTACCTCGGCACGGGCCTGCTTGAGAGCAGCATTGCGCATATTCCGATGCTGCGAGTGCAAGGTGGTAGCAGCCTGTTTGGTGAGAAAACGGAAGCACCACGTGCGGCGGCCGCGCTGAACCTTGATCTTGAGTTTCAATCCAGCGGCCGTGCTGTGGCGTGGTTCACTCGTAGTAGTGCTGACGACTCGAACGCGCTGGAGCTGCGTGCGCTCACCCTCTCGCGTATGGCGTTTGCAGATCCCCCAGACGGGCACGTCTGGCAAGGTGACTGGATTTTGGTTCCTGACGACCCACTCAAGGCAACCCAGCGCCTGCACTTCGATCAACTGCAAACGCAAAGCGAGCAGAATTTTCGTCTGAGCGACAGCAATAGCGACAATTCGCTGAACTGCTGGCGCGACACGCAACGCCCGAGCGCGCCGCCGCAAAATTGTACTTTGCAAGGTAACAACGGCATCACCTTGGCACAGTTCAATGCTGTGGCGATCGGCCGGCTTGAGGGCGTGATGCCGGATCACGGGCGCATACGCCTGATTCGACTGACGCCCTGATCGTTATTCGATACACAGCTGGTGGCGCATAATCCGCCAACAGCAAAACCGCGCGGCCACTACTCTCCGACTCCGATACTGACATCGATGTCGTCTTCATCCACCGAATAAGTGTGACCTTCGCGCTCGATTTCGTCGAGAAAATCCACCGCGCGGCGCAGATGCGGAATCACGATCGAACCACCGACCACCAGCCCCACGCTGAACACGTCAAAAAACTCGTCGCGACTCACGCCTGCCTCGGCGCACTGCGCTACGTGATAAGAAACGCAATCGTCGCAACGCAATACCAGCGATGCCACCAGACCGAGCATTTCCTTGGTCTTGAGTGATAACGCGCCATCTTTGTAGGTTTGCGTATCCAGCGCGAAAAAACGCCGTACAACCTGATTATCCTGCTCCAGAATTCGCGTGTTCAGTCGCTGGCGAAAATCCGTGAACTGCCTGATCCGATCACTCACGAATTTGCTCCTGCCAGCAACTCGGCCAAACCACCACTGCGATCAAACGCAATGAGATCGTCGTAGCCGCCGATGTGCTGATCGTTGATGAAGATCTGCGGCACGGTACGACGCTGCGTGCGAGTGAGCATTTCTTCGCGACGCGCGGAGTCGGTATCGATGCGAACATCGTCGTAATCGATGCCCTTCTGCTTGAGGAAGTTCTTGGCAGCAACGCAATACGGGCAAATCGCGGTGCTGTAAACAAGTGCTCTGGTCATGGCGTTCTCTGCTGCGATTGTGGGACGCGATTCAGACATTATCTGCTAAAAATGGCGCGGCTTGCAGGACCTCGCAGATTTTCGCTTCACGTCTTGCTTGATGAGGTCGAACGACAGCAAAACCCAGCGTGGTGGCGCGCGCTGGAATTACCAGTAGCTGCGGAACTTGCGCTGCGTTAAGGTTATCCAAAGCGAACTTGAATCTAGGCTTTGCATGCGCGTTAAAACTCTTTTCCCTGCACTCATATTTTTTGCCTGCAGCGTGCTGACCGGGATCGGCCATGTCCGCGCGGCAGACGTGAATCTGCCGAATATCGGCAGCTCCGCCGGCGAACTTTTATCGCCGGAAGAAGCACACCAGTACGGCGCGTCAATGCTGCACGAAATGCGTTCACTGGACATGGTGCTCGATGATCCGTTACTAGTCGCGTACATCAATGCTCTCGGCTACCGCCTTGTAGCTCACAGCGACAAACCCGACCAGGCGTTCACTTTTTTTCTGGCACGCGACGACATCATCAACGCGTTTGCTGCGCCTGGTGGATATATCGCCGTCTATACCGGCCTGTTCGTCACCACGACCACCGAAAGCGAACTCGCCGCGGTGATGGCCCACGAAATCGGCCATATCACGCAAAACCATCTGGCGCGTGCATTCGAAGATGCGCAAAAAGCATCGCTACCGATTGCGTTGGCAATGCTTGGCGCGTTGATCGCCACGCGCGGCGGCAGCGGCGACGCCGGAACCGCCGCCATCGTCAGTGGCATGGCCGCAATGCAGCAGCGCCAGATCAACTTCACCCGTCACGATGAAACTGAAGCCGATCGCATGGGCATACAAACTCTGGCGCGCGCCAACTTTGATCCGAATGCGATGGCCGGATTTTTCCAGCGCATGCAGCAGGCGTTGCGTCCCAGCGACGATGGCGAGGTGCCGGAATTCTTGCGCACCCATCCAGTATCCACATCACGCATCAGCGACGCCAAATCGCGCGCCGAGGCTTTGAGCAAAGAAGTCGCGAATCGCACCCCTCTGTTGGAAAGCACTGCCGGGCATACCGCGCCATCGTCCTCATGGCTATTGCTGCAACCCGGGCAAGCCGGCAAGAATCCGCTTGCTTATGGCGCCGCCACGCATGTCGATCTGCCGCATGACCGCGAGGTTTCACAACGCTACTATGAGCTGATGCGCGAACGCGTACGCGTGCTGACCGCGATCAATCCGAATGCGATTCTCGGCTATTACAGCGACAATCTGCGCGACAATCCCAGCTTCGACACTACCGCCAATCGCTACGGTTATGCTTTGGCATTGTTGTACGCGCATCAACCGGAAAAAGCGCTGGTGCAGATGCAGAAACTCGGAGCCGCACAATCCGATCAACTGGTATTCCAGATCGGTATTGCGCAGAGCGAGTTCTCGTTCGGCAGGCGCGATGCAGCGCTGAAACGTTATGCCGAACTCGAAACCAATTACCCACGTAACCGCGCGCTAGCATTGATGCACAGCGACGCTCTGCTGCAGCAAGCGGATGCCGACAGCGCGCACAAGACCCAGGAATTACTGCGTCCGTTACTGCTGGACGAAAGCGACGATCCAAGCATGCAGACCAACTTTGCGCGTGCCTGCGAGCTCGCTGGCGACAAGATTCGCGCCGGTCAGGCATATGCCGAGGCCGCCTTGTACAGCGGACATGTCGAGGATGCATTGAACCAGCTCAAGGCCCTGACTAGTCGCGCCGATCTCGATTATTACCAGCGCGCACGCATCGAGGCGCGTATCACCGAACTCACGCCGTATGTTTTGGAGCTGCGCCGCAAGCACATCAAGCCGGATGCGCAGGACGCCAAACGGCAAGGATTGCGTGCCGGACTGGGACGTGACAACGATGCGACAGAACGCGATTCGAATACCGCGAGCTCACACAAATCCTCGACCACGTTCTGCATCGGCGCCAACGCTTGCACCCCACTGTCATCCGAGCGTAACAATTAACCGCTGCAATAGGCATGTCACAAAACGCGGCAGCCTGTTGCATAGCAGTTATTAACTAACATCATGGTGAGCTTGTGCGAAGACAATTCCTGATCGTCGAGGATAAGTCCGCCGTGACCAGCAATCGGTGCAACGGGCATGTCATGCAACGCGGCA
The sequence above is drawn from the Pseudolysobacter antarcticus genome and encodes:
- a CDS encoding isocitrate dehydrogenase, encoding MSKTIAVIRGDGIGPEITNASLRVLDAMECGLHYDFVDAGLSAQEKHGELLPAATIDAITKHRVALKGPLTTPIGGGFSSLNVELRKRFDLYANVRPAITFPGTKARYDGIDIITVRENTEGAYGAEGQTLSADGEVALSQIRVTHRGSERIVRYAFELARRSGRRKVTVVHKANIMKTTSGLFLKVAREVAQEYPEIVCNEMIVDNTCMQLVMNPMQFDVIVTTNLFGDIISDLCAGLVGGLGLAPGANIGSEAAIFEAVHGSAPDIAGKGIANPCALLLGACQMLGHLGMEDQAARLRNAIRDVLSRKDRVTPDLGGNGSTDLFADALIESLRGHGSKAA
- a CDS encoding carboxymuconolactone decarboxylase family protein — translated: MSDRIRQFTDFRQRLNTRILEQDNQVVRRFFALDTQTYKDGALSLKTKEMLGLVASLVLRCDDCVSYHVAQCAEAGVSRDEFFDVFSVGLVVGGSIVIPHLRRAVDFLDEIEREGHTYSVDEDDIDVSIGVGE
- a CDS encoding M48 family metalloprotease, which translates into the protein MRCVKVIQSELESRLCMRVKTLFPALIFFACSVLTGIGHVRAADVNLPNIGSSAGELLSPEEAHQYGASMLHEMRSLDMVLDDPLLVAYINALGYRLVAHSDKPDQAFTFFLARDDIINAFAAPGGYIAVYTGLFVTTTTESELAAVMAHEIGHITQNHLARAFEDAQKASLPIALAMLGALIATRGGSGDAGTAAIVSGMAAMQQRQINFTRHDETEADRMGIQTLARANFDPNAMAGFFQRMQQALRPSDDGEVPEFLRTHPVSTSRISDAKSRAEALSKEVANRTPLLESTAGHTAPSSSWLLLQPGQAGKNPLAYGAATHVDLPHDREVSQRYYELMRERVRVLTAINPNAILGYYSDNLRDNPSFDTTANRYGYALALLYAHQPEKALVQMQKLGAAQSDQLVFQIGIAQSEFSFGRRDAALKRYAELETNYPRNRALALMHSDALLQQADADSAHKTQELLRPLLLDESDDPSMQTNFARACELAGDKIRAGQAYAEAALYSGHVEDALNQLKALTSRADLDYYQRARIEARITELTPYVLELRRKHIKPDAQDAKRQGLRAGLGRDNDATERDSNTASSHKSSTTFCIGANACTPLSSERNN
- the thiD gene encoding bifunctional hydroxymethylpyrimidine kinase/phosphomethylpyrimidine kinase translates to MPNAEILIQLGTAQTLRAIPAIFAGFPSLHLYNKVIGMNSPIPVVLSIAGSDSSGGAGLQADLKTFAAFGVHGVSVVTAVTAQNTSRVEAVFTLPAHQIVAQLRAVLADTPVTAIKLGMLGNVECVRVVIDCLREHHFAHVILDPVMIATSGDRLLGQAGVDLLRNELLPLTSIITPNILEAECLLDRRLHSQADMLAAAQELRGLGCAAVLLKGAHMAGTEVEDWYVDANHSLCFRHPRLQIEGHGTGCTLASALAAGLALGHSAELAARNAIDYVQAGLKSAIHPGKGSAVLGNFRSNQGRFTNTSADQDPSAKTTS
- the grxC gene encoding glutaredoxin 3; this encodes MTRALVYSTAICPYCVAAKNFLKQKGIDYDDVRIDTDSARREEMLTRTQRRTVPQIFINDQHIGGYDDLIAFDRSGGLAELLAGANS